The Streptomyces sp. CC0208 genome window below encodes:
- a CDS encoding ComEC/Rec2 family competence protein codes for MHAASGKRLGDAHPRQEGPTDLRLVPAALAAWGTAAVTLDASPGWVTGVVAGCLVLACVLLAGGWRGVRGRRGGGRVPVAAVLLCVAAAAASAGLHGADLRRGPVPALARQYATVTAEVQVTSDPRLTRPRITGDHAAPTAVVIGAEVRRVETADGRVVATRAPVLLIVDARAGAGSGTQVGAAGRPGSGGVTSGPTPAVEGPARSPWLGLLPSTRVRVTARAAPALMGGDRVAAVLRVRDRGGPEVVGEASGTQRFAGRLRAGLREATDGLPADARALLPGLVVGDTARITPELDEAFKETDLAHTLAVSGSNLTILLALLIGPPGLAQLVERRGLAPRLGVSLRATALLGGGLTLGFVVVCRPDPSVLRAAACGAVALLALATGRRRSLIPALATAVLLLVLYDPWLARSYGFLLSVLATGALLTLAPRWSLALRRRRVPPRLAEALAAAAAAQALCAPVVAVLSARVSLVAVPCNLLVEFAVAPATVLGFAALATAPVAMPMAKALAWCASWPAGWIADVARTGASLPGGGVDWPGSWTGAGLLALLTGILLLVGRRLLRHPWWCAGCAMVFVLAVVQPPPLARVITGWPPPGWRLAMCDVGQGDAMVLAAGEATGVVVDAGPDPALVDGCLRTLGITKVPLVVLTHFHADHVAGLAGVLRGRSVGAIETTGLEEPVDQAESVLREAAARRIPVTRAVAGEERRTGALTWQVLWPPADPAAPASDGPNDASVTLLVRSAGLRFLLLGDLEPPAQQELLRSPAGARLAGVDVLKVAHHGSAYQDPELIRRAAPRLALISVGADNSYGHPAPGTVAALRAGGAVVLRTDRDGALAVAGRGGGNGAGADGHGTGSGAGGGELWVARDWRNESHTG; via the coding sequence GTGCACGCCGCCTCAGGGAAGCGGCTCGGGGACGCTCACCCGCGGCAGGAAGGGCCTACGGATCTGCGGCTGGTACCGGCGGCGCTCGCGGCCTGGGGCACGGCCGCCGTGACCCTGGACGCGTCCCCGGGGTGGGTCACGGGGGTGGTCGCGGGCTGCCTGGTCCTCGCCTGCGTGCTGTTGGCGGGAGGGTGGCGCGGGGTGCGGGGTCGCCGTGGGGGCGGCCGGGTGCCGGTCGCCGCCGTGCTGCTCTGTGTCGCGGCGGCCGCCGCGTCCGCCGGGCTGCACGGAGCCGATCTGCGGCGGGGACCGGTGCCCGCGCTGGCCCGGCAGTACGCCACCGTGACCGCCGAGGTCCAGGTGACCTCCGACCCCCGGCTGACCCGCCCCCGGATCACGGGGGATCACGCCGCCCCGACGGCGGTCGTCATCGGCGCCGAGGTCCGGCGGGTGGAGACGGCGGACGGGAGGGTGGTGGCGACACGGGCGCCGGTGCTGTTGATCGTCGACGCCCGCGCGGGGGCCGGCTCGGGCACCCAGGTGGGGGCCGCAGGTCGTCCCGGGAGCGGCGGGGTGACGTCCGGCCCGACGCCCGCCGTGGAAGGTCCCGCTCGATCGCCCTGGCTCGGGTTGTTGCCGTCCACGCGGGTGCGGGTCACCGCGCGTGCCGCGCCGGCGCTGATGGGGGGTGACCGGGTCGCGGCCGTACTGCGGGTGCGGGACCGGGGAGGGCCCGAGGTCGTGGGGGAGGCGTCGGGGACGCAGCGGTTCGCGGGGCGGTTGCGGGCAGGGTTGCGGGAGGCCACCGACGGGTTGCCGGCGGATGCCCGGGCCCTGCTGCCGGGGCTGGTGGTCGGTGACACCGCGCGGATCACACCCGAGTTGGACGAGGCCTTCAAGGAGACCGACCTCGCGCACACGCTCGCCGTCTCCGGCAGCAACCTCACGATCCTGCTCGCCCTGCTCATCGGACCGCCCGGACTCGCCCAACTCGTCGAGCGACGGGGACTGGCGCCCCGCCTCGGAGTGTCGCTGCGGGCGACCGCACTGCTCGGCGGCGGGCTCACACTGGGATTCGTCGTGGTGTGCCGACCGGACCCGAGCGTGCTGCGAGCCGCGGCCTGCGGGGCCGTCGCACTGCTCGCCCTCGCGACGGGACGCCGCAGATCCCTGATCCCGGCGCTGGCGACGGCCGTACTGCTGCTGGTGCTGTACGACCCGTGGCTGGCCCGCAGTTACGGCTTCCTGCTCTCCGTGCTGGCCACCGGGGCCCTGCTGACGCTCGCGCCGCGCTGGAGCCTGGCGTTGCGCCGACGCCGGGTGCCGCCGCGGTTGGCGGAGGCGTTGGCCGCCGCTGCCGCCGCGCAGGCCCTGTGCGCGCCGGTGGTCGCCGTGCTGTCGGCACGGGTGAGCCTGGTGGCGGTGCCGTGCAATCTGCTCGTGGAGTTCGCGGTCGCCCCGGCCACGGTGCTGGGCTTCGCGGCGCTGGCGACGGCGCCCGTGGCGATGCCGATGGCCAAGGCGCTGGCCTGGTGCGCGAGTTGGCCCGCCGGGTGGATCGCGGACGTCGCCAGGACCGGGGCGTCGTTGCCCGGCGGGGGAGTGGACTGGCCGGGCAGCTGGACGGGGGCGGGGCTGCTCGCTCTCCTGACCGGGATCCTGCTGCTCGTCGGGCGGCGGTTGCTGAGGCATCCCTGGTGGTGTGCCGGCTGCGCGATGGTGTTCGTGCTGGCGGTCGTGCAGCCGCCACCGCTGGCCCGGGTGATCACGGGGTGGCCACCGCCGGGCTGGCGGCTGGCGATGTGCGACGTCGGCCAGGGCGACGCGATGGTGCTGGCGGCCGGTGAGGCCACGGGCGTGGTCGTGGACGCCGGACCCGATCCGGCGCTCGTCGACGGCTGTCTGCGCACCCTCGGTATCACCAAGGTGCCGCTCGTGGTGCTGACCCACTTCCACGCCGACCATGTGGCGGGGCTGGCCGGGGTGCTGCGGGGCCGCTCGGTGGGGGCGATCGAGACGACGGGTCTGGAGGAACCGGTGGACCAGGCCGAGTCCGTACTCCGGGAAGCGGCGGCCCGGCGCATTCCGGTGACGCGTGCCGTGGCCGGGGAGGAACGGCGTACGGGTGCACTGACCTGGCAGGTGCTGTGGCCGCCGGCGGATCCGGCGGCGCCGGCGTCGGACGGGCCCAACGACGCCAGTGTCACGCTGCTCGTACGGTCGGCCGGGCTGCGCTTCCTCCTGCTCGGGGACCTGGAACCCCCTGCCCAGCAGGAGCTGTTGAGATCACCTGCGGGTGCGCGGCTGGCCGGGGTGGACGTCCTCAAGGTCGCTCACCATGGTTCGGCCTACCAGGACCCGGAGCTGATACGCAGGGCCGCCCCGCGGCTCGCGCTCATCTCCGTCGGCGCCGACAACTCCTACGGCCACCCGGCTCCCGGGACGGTCGCCGCACTGCGGGCCGGGGGAGCGGTGGTGCTGCGCACGGACCGGGACGGGGCGCTGGCGGTCGCCGGGAGGGGCGGCGGAAACGGTGCCGGCGCGGACGGCCATGGCACCGGGAGTGGCGCGGGCGGTGGGGAGCTGTGGGTGGCGCGAGACTGGAGGAATGAATCCCACACAGGTTGA
- a CDS encoding arylamine N-acetyltransferase, giving the protein MNPTQVDAYLRRLGVQHPAWPTVEVLRELHLRHLQTVPFENLSVHLGEEIVLEEERLVEKVVGARRGGFCYELNGAFGALLAALGFDVTLLAGRVYGEEGRLGIPYDHLALRVRTVDGGEWLADVGFGAHSHYPLAFGGRGEQEDPGGTFRIVEAGPDAAGVRSGDGAVKKGGGDAVDLDVVVGGRSQYRLEVRPRVLGDFVAGAWWHSTSPASHFTQSLVCSRVTEDGGRITLSGRVFKTTAADGAREERELETDEEVLEVYRERFGMELGRVPTVRKAGRHG; this is encoded by the coding sequence ATGAATCCCACACAGGTTGACGCATATCTCCGCCGCCTGGGAGTCCAGCACCCGGCGTGGCCCACGGTGGAGGTCCTGCGGGAACTGCATCTGCGCCATCTGCAGACCGTGCCCTTCGAGAACCTGTCGGTGCACCTCGGCGAGGAGATCGTGCTGGAGGAGGAGCGCCTGGTGGAGAAGGTGGTGGGCGCCAGGAGGGGAGGGTTCTGCTACGAACTGAACGGGGCGTTCGGGGCGTTGCTGGCCGCACTCGGCTTCGACGTCACGCTGCTCGCGGGCAGGGTGTACGGGGAGGAGGGGCGGCTCGGGATCCCGTACGACCATCTCGCGCTGCGGGTACGGACGGTGGACGGGGGCGAGTGGCTGGCCGACGTCGGGTTCGGGGCGCACAGTCACTACCCGTTGGCGTTCGGGGGGCGGGGTGAGCAGGAGGACCCCGGGGGCACCTTCCGGATCGTCGAGGCGGGACCCGACGCGGCGGGGGTGCGGAGCGGGGACGGTGCGGTGAAGAAGGGAGGGGGTGACGCCGTGGATCTGGATGTCGTCGTGGGCGGCAGGAGTCAGTACCGGCTGGAGGTGCGGCCCCGGGTGCTCGGTGACTTCGTGGCCGGGGCCTGGTGGCACAGCACCTCGCCGGCCTCGCACTTCACGCAGTCCCTGGTGTGTTCCAGGGTGACGGAGGACGGCGGGCGGATCACGCTCAGCGGACGCGTCTTCAAGACGACGGCTGCCGACGGCGCGCGGGAGGAACGGGAGTTGGAGACGGACGAGGAGGTTCTGGAGGTGTACCGGGAGAGGTTCGGTATGGAGCTCGGCCGGGTGCCGACTGTGCGGAAGGCCGGCCGTCACGGTTGA